In the genome of Arachis stenosperma cultivar V10309 chromosome 6, arast.V10309.gnm1.PFL2, whole genome shotgun sequence, the window CAAATTAACATCAAGCCACCTGAAGCACCATCCGACCCAAAAAATTCTCACCATGTATCATTGCTTTCCCAAATACGTGCTACATCAAACTTAGTCACTACCTGCCTCTTAGTCTCAAGAAAACCTAACATATTCagtttatgttttcttttaaGGTCTTTCACCATGCTCAATTTTTCATCACCCCTCAAACCCCTAACATTCTAAGAGccaaaaatcattttaaaatattattacacaCTTTTTTTGGGTCTGCAAtgttttgctttctttttctatttttccaGCCTCTTTTTCTGAACAATCTCTTCATTCTGAATTTGGAGAGCTGCTATAATATCATCTTCTTTATTGTATAGTATTGCACTTGACTCCACTACTAAGtctaaatttttctattttcaagcATTTGCTCCTCTAGAATCTGACTATCTTCATTACCTTTGCTCCCTCCATTGTTGTTCGACTTACTATCACCCGCCACCCCCTTTACAGAGTTGTCTTCAACATACGTCAAATTCACTTTACCTCCCTTCTTTGACATCCTATACCCTATCTACGTTTCTTCTTCATGTTCACTGCCCCTGGTAAGTGGTAACAATTTTCATCCCAGCCCCATTCTCAATGTCAGCCGAGTTACCCCTACCGTCTACAGTGTCTTTCACCCTATCCCACCAGCATCAAAACCACCATTCGTATCTTTCACCAACATTATAGAAAATGTGTGGGCTCGGATCTTTGTCTCAACTTCCTCTCCATCATCGCGAGGCATAGTGAGTTGCGCCGAAGAAAAGCTTCGACTTGCCAACATTGTCCCTTCACTCCCGCGGCGAAGTCTTTCTTGCCCACCGTCCAGCCAGCTTCGTGCCCCGTGAGGATCTCCTACGCCGTTCTCTCCTTCTGGTGACACAAGCACATCTCTCTCCAGGCTCACCTGTTGTTCCCTTATAGTCTGAGAATCCTTATCCATATCCACTAGACCCGACCCAGATTGTAACCCTATGCAAGGTTCCTCACTTCTAGGGCTTGAAAAGACCGAGCCCAAGGAAGCCACTTCAATAATATTGGATTCCCTTTTATTGTTAGGCCTAGGACCAAACCCAgcatgtttcttttttttatcccCTCTGCCACACTTGACCAGCCCACAAAACTTTTCTTCCTAACTCCATGTAACTGTGTTTTCTGAGTTTGCTTCATAATAACCCTCACAATCTACCAACCCTTTAATTCCCTCATAAATTGGTTGATATGTAACGACTTTTGCTAGATTTTGTTTTGAAGAACCATTAATCCACTCATTTAAAATTACTTCTGAAATTACTAATCTTCcgttctcttctccttctttcctcAGTTCCTGCACCACCACTTTAGCCGCCTGGTCTTCGAACAGTATCAGAGTTGATGCCCTTGGTCTCGTTGAACTCGGACAACTCTTAACTCTAAGCATATTACAAACCCACCCACGTTATACACTTATACACaatattttaaagatttttgtCAATTATTTGACCTCAGCTAAATTTTAAGTCGACACGTGATTACTCACAATAACAAATAAACTGCCATTACactaagtttttttttttgtcgatAGATTGGACAGCCCTCATTTCTAGGTATTACCCACTCACGCACATCACACTCACACACAATACAGGTTCTATCACACCCAGCTACAATTGGAAATCGAATCTGGGATGTCGCTATATGAGGCCAACAAATAGGCCATCAATACAAAGGCTCTGCTACCATTACACTAAGGTTTAAGTTAGAGTGTAAGTTACAAATAGAATTAAGGCTCGTTTTGCAACCTTTTGGGTTTAGACTCAACAAATATTGGCCCCAAATCGTGACACTCTCTTGGAGTTTAGCCCAGTATTAACATTAAAAGTAAAACTCAAACTTAATCTGTTATTGCAAAATGAAATCTCTTCACAAATTTAGACTCTTTTGCGAATAGAGATGTTGACGGATTAGGTTGGTTTAGATTTTGGAAATAATGagaaccaaatcaattaaaattttaattgattcaGATTGGTTCAAATATGAGATTTTTGTGAGTGGATCCAAAtcaaatcaaaccaaataaACTAAAGTTGGATTGGTTCAAATAATCAGATATctgattgaaaataaaattaaaaaaaatgaaaaaattggaaaaaaatttacataaataatatgtaataaaataaaatgaagagTGATAAATTCTCAAAGTTATACTTAAATAAGTATCATAATTTGAGTTAGAAGGGAATaaaattgtatatatattattatatgttttttttttaattaatataaaccTAATTGAAAATCAAGTGGTTCGGCTTTACAATATCAGAACCAATACTCAAACCAATTTAAGGTCAGGCATAATGGGGGTCCAATCCCAATGCATTGGATGATCAGTCGGGTAAAAAAGCAATATAGTCAAATTGGGTCAAGCCAATTTTGGTCGGATAACTGGATTCCTTGTACCCATGAAGACCACTATTTATCAGTCCCAATTGTCTATTGAGAAGtgatttttttgtgttaacACAAGTAGGTATTGCAAACTGCTACCTATTATGTTACTATTTAGttctaaaccaaaaaaaaaaaaatgttactaTGTTAGTTTGCAACTTCTCTCACTTTTACGTAAACCTGAAAAATCAACATTACTGTATATTGTGTAATCAATTCCCTTTAAAATTTAGCTGAGTAATCACGTGTAATCAACCTAAAAAACCTATAAAACATCAATTCCCTTTACTGTAGTGAGGCTTGAAAAATCAACATTTCCCTTCGTGACAACATGAAGCTGAGTAGCTGACCTTTGTTTCACCTCATACCAAGTAAATTACATAGAAATATACTGATAAATAACCATCAGTTAAATAAATTACCATCACTTAAGGATGCCAGATTTGGATGCTGACTAGATAAATGGGTTGCCTCCTCATCAAATCAGCAAAGGAAATAATTATAATTCATATCAACAAGTGCTTGCCAATCCACTAAAAGCATTTTGGGAGAAGAAAAAACAACCACCTAATTCCATAACAAAAATGGGTATATCACAGATGAACAATCTTTTGGGTAAAGCGTAGGCAAGGAGCCAATCACCCTATGCACTTCCAAAGGGACTGCTCATATTCGaaactcatttttttttttttattaaaattccaAGCAAATATGTGTTTTAAACGAATTACCAATGGAAATGGGAGAACAAAATTAATGCTATAAACTATACAGATTATCATATGACCAGAGAGTAGGCAGATTAGAGAGTCTCTCCTCCAATAGGAGACAAAAAGATTCACATGTATCTGCGAAACCAAGAATAGTTCACTCTTTTTGAGATGGCAACAAATTTACTAGATTAGAACATAGCAACATGCTAGTTAGTTTGATAGCCTACCAATCACAATCCAAACAAAAATGCTTTCTATAACTCCTACTATCTTCAACATCAATCTTTTATGAAACTCTTCCTGCTTATTTAACAGCTCTTATTAGTCAAACTTCACAGCTTTTCCATCTTGATGCTGCTTCAGTGGTTCAGCAGGGAAATATTTTATGCCAACTAGATCACCAACTTTGCTGATAACCTAAGAAAGGAGAACAATTCCAATAAGTTATAGCATAAAATACCCAATGCAACTAACATATAGTTTTGCAAACTAAATATTGCAACAAGTAAAATGACAAGGCACAAATATTGATCCTTGATATCAAATTCAGGAGGAGAAACCCTGGTAGAATATAAAAGAGTTTCATTTTCTTAGTTGTGGGAAACAGAGTAACAGCTACTGTTCAACATCATTAACGTTCAGAATCATAAGAAATAACCATCACATTTTACTTGAATTTCTTTTTTAAAGCATTAACAATCGAATGAAGGTAAAAATATGTACCTGCAAGGCTTTCACAAGGTCTTCCCTTGAATGAGAAGCAGATATGCATATGCGTGCTCTGGCAAGTAACAGTGGTGTTGCTGGAAACGCCACTGTCACAACAGCAACCTGAAACAGGACCATTTCCACAATTTCGGACATTATTTCttaaaaagaaaagcaaaacaAATTATTCGTGCCATGGATGCAAGACATTGACAAGAAGCATAAATAGTTGGCAGTTGTTGGTCTTACATTGTGCTTGAGACACTCTCTAGAGAAGGCAGGGATTTTCGCAGGATTGTAAAGCATTATTGGCATCACAGGAGAATCATTATCTCCGAGAACTTCAAATCCCATCTTCTGCAGTTCTGACCTGAAAAAGTTGCTATTTTCTCTAATTTTTGCAAGTTTCTGGGCACCTGTATGGCAAACAACTTTGCTTCAATATGAAGTGAGAagatatatgtatgtatgtatatatctAGCACAGATGCAGTGCTGGCAAAAAGACAGAAAAAAGCACAAATGCTAGCCAAACCTCTATTGGAACCATCCTCTCCAAGGATAACTCTTATGGACGATATTATTTGTTGTGCAGCTGGTGGTGAAACAGAAGTTGCATAAAGATGAGCAGGGCAAGTGTACTTCAAGTATTTTATAAGGTCCTGAATAGATCCAACAGACCAACATATTAAATTATGCACCAGCAAGGTTCAACAATTCTCAGATGCATTGCAGACAGAAAAACATGAAGCAACAATCCAAAATAAAGAACTTCCTAATGTGGACCAAAGGTGTTCTACAAGTAGATCAAATATCATAACTAGATGCAATACTAGATTATTTCAGCCTGAAACAAAAATGCAAGTTCTCTCATCGGTTATGTACCATAAGTACTTCCAATTTAtcttacaatttattttttcatgcAAAGTGCACTGTTCCAACAAGGTCTGCAGTGTCATATGCATTGTGCATTACAATGTGCTGTGCAACATTGAAGTGGAGAACAAGTGACACTAATACATTTAACATTTAACCCGCAATAAGCTAACATACAATGCAAGCAGATTCACAAACATGAACTTCTTTCATACCTAAACATTATTAGTCTTAGTGTCTAATTTATTCTGAAAACCATTGAGAATCCCCCTTCTCAGCTGGTAAAAGCAGAAAGAAAACATCTTTTCCTGATATAGATTATAAGAGATTCAGGCCTCTGGCCCAGTTAACTAACACGAGCAACAATAGCTATTAGTAAAGCACTCACTTGACTGATAGTAGACAAGGATAGCCAGCCTTCCCATTCAATGAAATCGGATGACGAAGAAGAAAGAGCACAAACATAGAATCTACCAATAATCAGGACTTACAATCGCTTGGTGGATATCACATAGTCCTTTGGATCTCTGGGACTGGGCTTTTAGTGCATAGGTTTTCCAATATGAAATCTTTCTAATAATTAAGGAGCTATTGAGATTATTTACCTAGTTGTAATATGCAACATATGTACATGCACACACTGTATACTAAACATGGGAAACATCAACCTAGTTGCCATTCCATCACCTCTTTGTACCACACATAATGGCATATGTAGCATTGTTTAGCTATGCCAAACCAATTTGCATTACACCCCAAcgataaaacaaaataaatagtCAATATGGGGGAAAAAATCAAAATCTCTTACAACAGATTTCTGCAGCTCACTTCCTGGTTGTTAATCACTGATTCAGAGTCTAGatatgtttttaaaaaaaaaataaaaagaacatacCTCAGATCCTGCAATGTAACCTCCACATGATCCAAATGATTTGGTAAAGGTCCCCATCATGATGTCAATATCAGCAGTATCCACACCTAAGAGCTCGCAAACCCCTCTTCCTGTTTTGCCCACTGCTCCAATGCTGTGTGCTTCATCCAAGTATGTGTAGGCCTAAACAACAGTTCGAGTATGCAGAAACGAATAAATGAAACTAAACCAAAGAATAAAACTTGATAACGTCAAGTAACACAACACCACCTTGGCAAATCTCCACCAAAGGTTATGGACAAAATCCAAGATCACTCAGGTGAAACACTATCCTTTTATCAATTTATAGGTGGAACAAGGGTTTATATAAACCAATTACAACAGTTCACATGGAAAGGCTCCAGGATACATCATCTCTATATCTTTATATAATCATAATATGATAAGGATTCAAACTGTGTAATTTGTATATTAGATTTCAGTAACCAACCTTATATTTTTTGCAAACAGCTATGATTTCTGGAAGCTTGCAGAGCTCTCCTTCCATACTGTATATTCCCTCCACAATGACAATTATCTTCTTCCAAGGCCTGTGAGTCCTTGGCTGTCCATCAGCAATTTGTTCTCTAAGTACTTCCTCAAGATGTGATGGAACTGCAGGCAAGACAGCCAAGAGAAAGTAAATGAAAAATGCTGTGACCAGTGGAGACACCATAACATTAACTAAAGAACAGCAAAGAAACAAAAGGACAAAAAGATGTAACTTGGTATCCAAGTGAAACACACTACATTTTCAAGATACATAACTAAACAGATCAGCTACAGTTtactctttccttttttctttttttttttttcctgtcAGCAGAAACAATTTGTCAAATATGGAATTTTATTAACCTAAATATATATTGTCAAATAGTAATTATATAACACAGAATAGTAGCCAACATCATCTCTTACCAAATACCTGACACTAAGACCTGTGTtgttaaaaaacaaaaaagagagaCTCTAACAGtatagattaatttttttgcCCCCTAAGAAAAAGTTTATGAATGGTTAATTGAGAACCTGAAAACCTAAGTTCTCAATGACAAATTCATCTTTTATATTATAGTATGCAGAAAAGATACTCACTGTTGTGTTGAAAAACACGAATGGTTGCTCCGGACCCTCGTGCACCATTAACAATTGAATTGTGGTTCAACGAATCACTGATAATCAAACATCCCTGTAAAGTATAGATATACCAACAAATGATCATGCAACTACAATTAGAATCTCTCACCAAGGCAGAATCACTAGATATTTGTAACAGACCTTTCCCATCAGCACTGGAAGAATAGCAGAGTTTGTCACATAGCCCATACCAAAAACTATAGCAGCTGGCTTTCGAACAAAGCTTGCAACATATTTCTCCAATTCATTGTGAAGTACAGTTGTGCCTATTGTAGAAGCCACAAGGAGCATCCATAAATGAACAtagaaaatttaatttaataggTAATACACAAAATGGTATACTTAACCTCCATCTACACGGCTGCTGCAAGTGCTCGGTGAATACTTCTTCAATGTCTCAATAACTCGAGGTGTGCAGTATTCATCTGCGGCAGCAAAACCAAGATAATTGTATGATCCCAAGTTGAGACATCTACTTACTTTTGTAGTCCGTCTGCTCAGGAGAAACAGGAGCCACATAAATTACTCAAGCAACAACTCTATAATTAGAGACTTGCACAAGGAAAATTCGAATATTTCAAGAACCCCCAAAATCCCGGAAAATATAATCACAGGCCAGAAAACTAAACTAAGGAGTTATACTTCAGTGTCTTGTTATTGTCATTCGAGTAGCGTTCAACTACATCAAACCAAGCATCAGGGGCACTTGATATTGGTCTTCCGAAGCAGTCCTGCAAAAAGAGAAATGCAGGAATATCTActtaatattttaattgaaaaaaaaaaagatcggATGTTAAAGTCATGTTTGATTAATGGTAATTATTAAAATGTTGTCTCAATGAGGCTATACATTTATACTAGTAGCTAGCTACCTTGGACACAAAGTAAACTAATTCAAGCACGCGTAAAGAAGAGGACAAAGATTCACTTTGAAGGAGTGGGGACACATGCTACCCCTTTACCAATATTAGTAGGCAATAGGCTTTTGTCATTTATAACATTCTAGTTTTATTTTTCCCCAAATATAACGGATCGGTGAGTGAGATAAGTTAACCCATGTCATTGCATCTTTATCTTATCATTATGTATCTGAATTTCAATGCATGAATACAATAATTCATTGAATTGCCTAAAATTCTGGATCCACGTCTAGAATCGATTAGGCACACAAACAAAAAGATAAGTTTCTGTAAATTAGAGTCTTCTGAATAATAATAACTGTTGAATTTCATTTCAAGTTTAATGAGAAATGGAATGAAGAGAATGGAACCTGAATACGGAGGTACAAACGGCGGATATAGAAATCCTCGAGGCCTAAGCAGATCGGAGCGTAACCTTGAAGGGTGTTAGCTTTGGACCAATCAATGAGTTTGCGGAAGAAATCTCTGAATTGACCGAAAGCGAAGAGAAGGCCATAGCTGAAGTATGTGGTTAGAGCGGTCAGGTACGGAATCGCTatcatctttctttctttatcaaAATTCCAATCCTATCAGATCTATCAGTGTGTATCTCTGAAGggagagaaggaagaagaagaagaagaagaaggtgagAGAGGAAGGAAGGATCTGTTTTTTCGTTTGTGTGTAgtatgaatgaatgaatgaatgaatgaatgaaaagTGACAAATGGAAAAATCAAATCCAAACCAGCTCTCGCTCCCCAGCTTGTTTAGTTGTCTTTCGCggatttcttttctttttttattttttctagcAACTCCATTTGACCGGTTAATTTCAGTGGAAGATAAATAAAGTAATAAACAACTTGGTTTTTCatctaaataaaaaagattttcatattttcaaatttaagtGACAGGAAACTTTCAAAATAACCTTGGTTTTTTAATATGCTGATTAAagtattattcattttttataatgaaaaatgtttaaaacgtaataaaaaaactaaaaaatatttggataaaattCTTTTTcgatctttattttttttaatttagacaATTTGTGTTTTAGACCGtgtttgtttttaaaaatagaataaaataagacactaaaaataagacatgaaagataaaaataaaaaattttgtgttcttgtattctatttggtgataaattagaacaaattataaaaatttaatttatttttatttttttattcaaaaaatttaagacggaaaatataataataaaaaatatcattatgaaaaattaataagaataatgaaagaaaaaatgaaaaataagttttgtCCCTTGTTAGTATCTCCGTGTCTTTTTTGTCaggatggacacaaaatacactaattcagtgtctTTGGACACATTGTCTCTATCCATGTCTCCTCTATCAAACACGATTTTGTATTTCTGTCCTATCTCTGTAAACAAACGTAGTCTTAACGATTGGAAAATGACAATTCACTCCTATTCTTTCGCTCTGTTAGACGTATGAGCTCTTCTATGAGAATCTCCAGGAAAGTGATGGACAATGCTTACATGTGATATTAGTTTGTATAATCGAACCTTCACCTATTCTACATGGATGATAACCATGGGATTGTGACTGTTTATTGCTTATACAGTCATTAAAATAACGTTACAGAGGAATGATAACTATTTG includes:
- the LOC130935359 gene encoding long chain base biosynthesis protein 2a; protein product: MIAIPYLTALTTYFSYGLLFAFGQFRDFFRKLIDWSKANTLQGYAPICLGLEDFYIRRLYLRIQDCFGRPISSAPDAWFDVVERYSNDNNKTLKRTTKVSRCLNLGSYNYLGFAAADEYCTPRVIETLKKYSPSTCSSRVDGGTTVLHNELEKYVASFVRKPAAIVFGMGYVTNSAILPVLMGKGCLIISDSLNHNSIVNGARGSGATIRVFQHNIPSHLEEVLREQIADGQPRTHRPWKKIIVIVEGIYSMEGELCKLPEIIAVCKKYKAYTYLDEAHSIGAVGKTGRGVCELLGVDTADIDIMMGTFTKSFGSCGGYIAGSEDLIKYLKYTCPAHLYATSVSPPAAQQIISSIRVILGEDGSNRGAQKLAKIRENSNFFRSELQKMGFEVLGDNDSPVMPIMLYNPAKIPAFSRECLKHNVAVVTVAFPATPLLLARARICISASHSREDLVKALQVISKVGDLVGIKYFPAEPLKQHQDGKAVKFD